Proteins from a genomic interval of Kitasatospora kifunensis:
- a CDS encoding MarR family winged helix-turn-helix transcriptional regulator — protein sequence MPGNEAVPSAEADLDTANADAGDINAAHAQRLLHETAEELALSVGLLVRRLRAEATASGLTLSQEAVLKRLERDGSQTAADLARSEQVRPQSMLATVGALLAEGLIDRTPHPEDGRQLLIDLTEQARVLLRERRAAGRNKLAELLAAKLTCAEQQTLHQAAGLLRRLAED from the coding sequence GTGCCCGGCAACGAAGCAGTCCCCAGCGCCGAAGCGGACCTCGACACGGCGAACGCCGACGCCGGGGACATCAACGCGGCACACGCCCAACGCCTGCTGCACGAGACGGCCGAGGAGCTGGCCCTCTCCGTCGGCCTGCTGGTGCGCCGCCTGCGCGCGGAGGCCACGGCGAGCGGCCTCACGCTCTCCCAGGAGGCCGTCCTCAAGCGCCTGGAACGCGACGGATCGCAGACGGCGGCCGACCTGGCCCGTTCCGAGCAGGTCCGGCCGCAGTCGATGCTCGCCACCGTCGGCGCACTGCTCGCCGAGGGCCTGATCGACCGCACCCCGCACCCCGAGGACGGCCGGCAGCTACTGATCGACCTCACCGAGCAGGCCCGTGTCCTGCTGCGAGAGCGCCGCGCGGCCGGCCGCAACAAGCTGGCCGAACTGCTCGCGGCCAAGCTGACCTGCGCCGAGCAGCAGACCCTGCACCAGGCCGCGGGCCTGCTGCGGCGCCTCGCCGAGGACTGA
- a CDS encoding hydrolase yields MSEIAFSPEITIDPSTALVLIDLQQGILGAPTVTPGPQILARGVQLADAFRAKGLPVVLVRVTFSADGGDLPPQRTLHTSPSGGAWPANFAEFPAELTTGEHDIVITKRQWGAFMGTELDLQLRRRGVTQIVLAGIATSIGVESTARAAWEHGYNLTFVEDATTDMSAESHLHSFTRIFPRLGEIGSTDAVISALGA; encoded by the coding sequence ATGTCCGAGATCGCTTTCTCTCCCGAGATCACCATCGACCCCAGCACCGCCCTGGTGCTGATCGACCTCCAGCAGGGCATCCTGGGCGCACCCACCGTCACCCCCGGACCGCAGATCCTGGCGCGCGGCGTCCAACTGGCCGACGCCTTCCGCGCCAAGGGCCTGCCCGTGGTGCTGGTCCGGGTCACCTTCTCGGCCGACGGCGGCGACCTGCCGCCGCAGCGCACCCTGCACACCTCCCCGAGCGGCGGCGCCTGGCCCGCGAACTTCGCCGAGTTCCCGGCCGAACTCACCACCGGCGAGCACGACATCGTCATCACCAAGCGCCAGTGGGGCGCCTTCATGGGCACCGAGCTGGACCTGCAGCTGCGTCGGCGCGGGGTGACGCAGATCGTGCTGGCCGGCATCGCCACCAGCATCGGCGTGGAGTCCACCGCCCGGGCGGCCTGGGAGCACGGCTACAACCTGACCTTCGTCGAGGACGCCACCACCGACATGAGCGCCGAGTCCCACCTGCACAGCTTCACCCGGATCTTCCCGCGGCTCGGCGAGATCGGCAGCACCGACGCGGTGATCAGCGCGCTCGGTGCCTGA
- a CDS encoding LCP family protein — translation MTFDGNGPSLGGNPGEGQFEPDGGLGSTSSPTGAPQPTGGRAAARKAAKSGGARRSANPNSAEAPGGPGGPAGPGGAPPGGRAAARGRGAGKLTKAAKRKRILKYTAMGVGFVIVAGLGGGYLYVQELNANIRKGALNNGGSALAPASKPNAAGQTPINILMVGSDGRASADDCKLGGSCDGSAPHADVEMLVHLSADRSNASIMSIPRDTQADIPTCTNPTTKAVLKGRRSIITDSLNVGDPGCVVDTWEQLTKIHIDHYMMVDFAGVVNMADAIGGVQVCTKENVMDYQPETDAQGVFHQIGSHLELPAGTHSVQGEQALEWLRTRHAFGDGTDIGRAQAQHLYINSMIRQLKSAKTLANPLKLNDLAQAATKALQVDNGLGSVNALASLALELNKVSTDRITTVTMPWAYQKNPASNGADLVVTTPDSAKLFQMIANDVALDRNAPPTGPAPSDPAAASSAPAAATSAPAPSPSGPPVEKSAVRVTVENASGSNGRGTAITDALTAQGYTHAVVDSHTPPKSPTKLLYPAAEQTQAKAVAASLGLPDSVLSESTASPAHLTLVVGTDWTTGTSWPSGAAGGGGAAGPAPSPVPTAMPTTAQSQNAQDDANQCMEVNPAPYHSFKDGQSHYIYSWTGSTPPNVPQP, via the coding sequence ATGACGTTCGACGGCAACGGCCCTTCCCTGGGCGGAAATCCGGGCGAGGGACAGTTCGAGCCGGACGGTGGTCTCGGTTCGACGAGCAGCCCGACCGGTGCTCCCCAGCCCACCGGAGGCCGCGCCGCCGCCCGCAAGGCTGCGAAGTCCGGCGGCGCCCGCCGCAGCGCGAACCCGAACTCCGCCGAGGCACCCGGCGGTCCCGGCGGCCCGGCGGGCCCCGGCGGGGCGCCGCCCGGTGGCCGGGCCGCCGCCCGCGGCCGAGGGGCCGGCAAGCTCACCAAGGCCGCCAAGCGCAAGCGGATCCTCAAGTACACCGCCATGGGCGTGGGCTTCGTGATCGTGGCAGGCCTCGGCGGCGGCTACCTGTACGTCCAGGAGCTCAACGCCAACATCCGCAAGGGTGCGCTCAACAACGGCGGTTCGGCCCTCGCCCCGGCCTCCAAGCCCAACGCGGCCGGCCAGACCCCGATCAACATCCTGATGGTCGGCTCGGACGGCCGGGCCAGCGCCGACGACTGCAAGCTCGGCGGCTCCTGCGACGGCAGCGCCCCGCACGCCGACGTGGAGATGCTGGTCCACCTGTCGGCCGACCGCAGCAACGCCTCCATCATGAGCATTCCGCGCGACACCCAGGCGGACATCCCCACCTGCACCAACCCGACCACCAAGGCGGTCCTCAAGGGGCGGCGCTCCATCATCACCGACAGCCTCAACGTCGGGGACCCCGGCTGCGTGGTGGACACCTGGGAGCAGCTCACCAAGATCCACATCGATCACTACATGATGGTCGACTTCGCGGGCGTGGTGAACATGGCCGACGCGATCGGCGGCGTCCAGGTGTGCACCAAAGAGAACGTCATGGACTACCAGCCCGAGACGGACGCCCAGGGCGTGTTCCACCAGATCGGCTCGCACCTGGAGCTGCCGGCCGGCACCCACTCGGTCCAGGGCGAGCAGGCGCTGGAGTGGCTGCGCACCCGCCACGCCTTCGGCGACGGCACCGACATCGGCCGCGCCCAGGCCCAGCACCTCTACATCAACTCGATGATCCGCCAGTTGAAGTCGGCCAAGACCCTCGCCAACCCGCTGAAGCTCAACGACCTCGCCCAGGCGGCCACCAAGGCGCTGCAGGTCGACAACGGTCTCGGCTCGGTGAACGCACTGGCCTCGCTGGCCCTGGAACTCAACAAGGTCTCCACCGACCGGATCACCACGGTCACCATGCCGTGGGCCTACCAGAAGAACCCCGCCTCCAACGGTGCGGACCTGGTGGTGACCACGCCGGACTCGGCCAAGCTCTTCCAGATGATCGCGAACGACGTCGCCCTCGACCGCAACGCACCGCCGACCGGTCCCGCGCCCTCCGACCCGGCCGCCGCGAGCAGCGCCCCGGCGGCGGCCACCAGTGCCCCCGCGCCCTCGCCCTCCGGGCCGCCGGTGGAGAAGTCCGCCGTGCGGGTCACGGTGGAGAACGCCAGCGGGAGCAACGGCCGCGGCACCGCGATCACCGACGCGCTCACCGCGCAGGGCTACACGCACGCCGTCGTGGACAGCCACACGCCGCCCAAGTCGCCGACCAAGCTGCTCTACCCGGCCGCCGAGCAGACGCAGGCCAAGGCGGTGGCCGCCAGCCTCGGCCTGCCCGACAGCGTGCTGAGCGAGTCCACCGCCTCCCCGGCCCACCTCACCCTGGTGGTCGGCACCGACTGGACCACCGGCACCAGCTGGCCCAGCGGCGCGGCCGGCGGTGGCGGGGCCGCGGGCCCGGCACCCAGCCCCGTGCCCACCGCGATGCCCACCACCGCGCAGTCGCAGAACGCGCAGGACGACGCCAACCAGTGCATGGAGGTCAACCCGGCCCCCTACCACTCCTTCAAGGACGGCCAGAGCCACTACATCTACAGCTGGACCGGCTCGACCCCGCCGAACGTCCCGCAGCCCTGA
- a CDS encoding GntR family transcriptional regulator has translation MIEYRIDRHSGVAAYLQIVQQTKRALRLGVLRAGDRLPTARAVVEATAINPNTVLKAYRELEREGLAEGRRGVGTFVRGSLPDPRSTADPALRAELTSWVRRARAAGLDREDAAALVSLALEHGYAGPPEAP, from the coding sequence ATGATCGAGTACCGCATCGACCGGCACAGCGGTGTCGCGGCCTATCTGCAGATCGTGCAGCAGACCAAGCGGGCGCTGCGGCTGGGCGTGCTGCGGGCGGGCGACCGCCTTCCCACCGCGCGGGCCGTGGTCGAGGCCACCGCGATCAACCCGAACACCGTGCTCAAGGCCTACCGCGAGCTCGAGCGCGAGGGGCTGGCCGAGGGGCGCCGCGGGGTGGGGACCTTCGTCCGCGGCTCACTGCCCGACCCCCGCAGCACCGCCGACCCCGCGCTGCGTGCCGAACTCACAAGCTGGGTCCGCCGGGCCCGCGCCGCCGGTCTCGACCGCGAGGACGCCGCCGCGCTGGTCTCGCTGGCGCTGGAGCACGGCTACGCCGGCCCGCCCGAGGCCCCCTGA
- the metG gene encoding methionine--tRNA ligase has translation MDWRHSSLYHQHEREHPRMARHLITSALPYINGIKHLGNMVGSMLPADVYSRYLRQRGHEVLYICATDEHGTPAELAAKAAGQSVADFCAEQHEAQKAIYDGFELSFDYFGRSSSQQNREITQEFARELKANGFIEERAIRQVYSIADGRFLPDRYIEGTCPHCGYDKARGDQCENCTRLLDPTDLINPRSAVSGSTELEVRETTHLFLLQSKLAGEVEAWIDEHGKDWPTLASSIARKWLTEGLNDRAITRDLDWGVPVPADTWPALAAEGKVFYVWFDAPIEYIGATKEWSDADPANRDWKSWWYQADDVRYTEFMAKDNVPFHTVMFPATIIGTRAPWKKVDYVKAFNWLNYYGGKFSTSQQHGIFTNAALELLPADYWRYFLMANAPESDDTSFSWEIFAATVNKDLADTLGNFVNRVLSFSLKRFGDTVPAGEAPGEAEQALGTEIAGLLAEYQNHLEALQFRKAAQALRALWSAGNVYLETKAPWLEIKTNEAGAALTLRTAMNLIHLYGVISAPFIPTTSAAMRSVFASAESGEPQWVSAEQATALDFVAAGTGFAVPPVLFAKITDEDLAAWRERFGAE, from the coding sequence ATAGACTGGCGGCACAGTTCGCTCTACCACCAACATGAACGGGAGCATCCCAGGATGGCTCGACACCTGATCACCAGCGCGCTTCCCTATATCAACGGGATCAAGCACCTGGGGAACATGGTCGGGTCCATGCTCCCGGCGGACGTCTACTCCCGGTACCTGCGCCAGCGCGGCCACGAGGTGCTCTACATCTGTGCGACCGACGAGCACGGCACCCCGGCCGAGCTGGCCGCCAAGGCCGCCGGCCAGTCGGTGGCGGACTTCTGCGCCGAGCAGCACGAGGCACAGAAGGCGATCTACGACGGCTTCGAGCTCTCCTTCGACTACTTCGGGCGCAGCTCCTCCCAGCAGAACCGGGAGATCACCCAGGAGTTCGCCCGCGAGCTGAAGGCCAACGGCTTCATCGAGGAGCGCGCGATCCGGCAGGTCTACTCGATCGCCGACGGCCGCTTCCTGCCGGACCGCTACATCGAGGGCACCTGCCCGCACTGCGGCTACGACAAGGCCCGCGGCGACCAGTGCGAGAACTGCACCCGTCTGCTGGACCCGACCGACCTGATCAACCCGCGCTCGGCGGTCAGCGGCTCCACCGAGCTGGAGGTCCGCGAGACCACCCACCTCTTCCTGCTCCAGTCCAAGCTGGCCGGTGAGGTCGAGGCCTGGATCGACGAGCACGGCAAGGACTGGCCGACGCTGGCCTCCTCGATCGCCCGCAAGTGGCTCACCGAGGGCCTGAACGACCGGGCCATCACCCGCGACCTGGACTGGGGCGTGCCGGTGCCGGCCGACACCTGGCCCGCGCTCGCCGCCGAGGGCAAGGTCTTCTACGTCTGGTTCGACGCCCCGATCGAGTACATCGGCGCCACCAAGGAGTGGTCCGACGCCGACCCGGCCAACCGCGACTGGAAGTCCTGGTGGTACCAGGCCGACGACGTGCGCTACACCGAGTTCATGGCCAAGGACAACGTCCCGTTCCACACCGTGATGTTCCCGGCCACCATCATCGGCACCCGGGCGCCGTGGAAGAAGGTCGACTACGTCAAGGCCTTCAACTGGCTGAACTACTACGGCGGCAAGTTCTCCACCAGCCAGCAGCACGGCATCTTCACCAACGCCGCGCTCGAGCTGCTGCCCGCCGACTACTGGCGCTACTTCCTGATGGCCAACGCCCCGGAGTCGGACGACACCAGCTTCAGCTGGGAGATCTTCGCCGCCACGGTCAACAAGGACCTGGCCGACACCCTGGGCAACTTCGTCAACCGGGTGCTCTCCTTCTCGCTCAAGCGCTTCGGCGACACCGTCCCGGCCGGCGAGGCGCCGGGCGAGGCCGAGCAGGCGCTGGGCACCGAGATCGCCGGCCTGCTGGCCGAGTACCAGAACCACCTGGAGGCCCTGCAGTTCCGCAAGGCCGCCCAGGCGCTGCGCGCGCTGTGGAGCGCGGGCAACGTCTACCTGGAGACCAAGGCCCCCTGGCTGGAGATCAAGACCAACGAGGCCGGCGCCGCGCTCACGCTGCGCACCGCGATGAACCTGATCCACCTGTACGGGGTGATCTCGGCACCGTTCATTCCGACCACCAGCGCCGCGATGCGTTCGGTCTTCGCGTCTGCGGAGAGCGGCGAGCCGCAGTGGGTGAGCGCCGAGCAGGCCACCGCGCTGGACTTCGTCGCGGCCGGTACCGGTTTCGCCGTCCCGCCGGTGCTCTTCGCCAAGATCACGGACGAGGACCTGGCGGCCTGGCGCGAGCGGTTCGGCGCCGAGTAG
- a CDS encoding NAD-dependent epimerase/dehydratase family protein, which produces MQVLVVGGTGFLGHHVVAELAARGHQATVLARTPSPHTVLAHTVLAHTVLGDARRLTEDEWAALLDGHQGVVFASGADDRTVPRRPAEPFFHEANVAPVRRLIAGARQAGCERAVVHGSYFTAIHRLRPELELARHHPYVRSRLAQARAARTAAQGRLSVAVLEIPFVFGATPGRRPLLAPAVPYLASRAPLLAPPGGTAVVTVGSVARSTVEALERGLDADLPVADGNLTWYQLLIRFAAAAGRPARIRVRTLPPTALHLALRGVGLGHRLRGLQGGLDSHRLARLLCSELYLEPTGEDDLDAALRETVQASLRTAPGA; this is translated from the coding sequence ATGCAGGTCCTGGTCGTCGGCGGCACCGGTTTCCTCGGCCACCACGTGGTGGCCGAACTCGCGGCCCGTGGCCACCAGGCCACCGTGCTCGCCCGCACCCCCAGCCCGCACACCGTCCTTGCGCACACCGTCCTTGCGCACACCGTCCTCGGTGACGCCCGGCGCCTCACCGAGGACGAATGGGCCGCGCTCCTCGACGGCCACCAGGGCGTGGTCTTCGCGTCGGGCGCGGACGACCGCACGGTGCCCAGGCGGCCCGCCGAGCCGTTCTTCCACGAGGCCAACGTGGCGCCGGTGCGGCGGCTGATCGCGGGCGCCCGGCAGGCCGGCTGCGAACGGGCGGTGGTGCACGGCTCCTACTTCACGGCGATCCACCGGCTGCGTCCGGAGCTGGAGTTGGCGCGCCACCACCCTTACGTCCGCAGCCGCTTGGCACAGGCCAGGGCCGCTCGCACGGCAGCCCAGGGCAGGCTGTCGGTGGCGGTGCTGGAGATCCCGTTCGTCTTCGGCGCCACCCCTGGCCGCCGTCCGCTCCTGGCCCCGGCCGTGCCCTACCTCGCCTCCCGGGCACCGCTGCTGGCGCCGCCGGGCGGCACGGCGGTGGTCACCGTGGGATCGGTCGCGCGGTCGACGGTCGAGGCACTGGAGCGCGGCCTCGATGCCGATCTCCCGGTGGCGGACGGCAATCTGACCTGGTATCAGCTGCTGATCCGGTTCGCGGCCGCTGCCGGACGCCCGGCTCGGATACGGGTGCGCACACTGCCGCCAACTGCACTGCACCTGGCACTGCGCGGGGTCGGACTCGGGCACCGGCTGCGCGGCCTTCAGGGCGGCCTGGACAGCCACCGACTGGCCCGACTGCTCTGCAGCGAGCTCTACTTGGAGCCGACCGGCGAGGACGATCTGGACGCGGCCCTGCGCGAGACCGTCCAGGCCTCGCTCAGGACAGCACCCGGCGCCTGA
- a CDS encoding ABC transporter permease: MTTVISVRPPRSAFAASRAALGALIRRDLLVLRKNFGEFAGRTVMQPLLLVFVFLYVFPTIGQGVGSGGGRAGESDFATVLVPGVVAVTIMFQGIQSVAIQLSQEFGYTREIEDRVQAPCPLWLVAVARVLSGSAQGLISAVLVFPIAAVVHAPGVHAHLSVHWWVVVTLIPLACLAMTSLGLVLGTTFEPRNIGLMFGFIVLPLVFLGGTYYQWTKLAAVHVGGFRWLQTLVLVNPLIYIAEGMRAGLTDASHMHLYVIYPVLIAFCVIFLALGLRNFRRRVLS, translated from the coding sequence ATGACCACCGTGATCAGCGTCCGCCCGCCGCGCTCGGCCTTCGCCGCCTCCCGTGCGGCGCTCGGTGCCCTGATCAGACGCGACCTGCTGGTGCTGCGCAAGAACTTCGGCGAGTTCGCCGGGCGGACCGTCATGCAGCCGCTGCTGCTGGTCTTCGTCTTCCTGTACGTCTTTCCGACCATCGGCCAGGGAGTGGGCTCGGGTGGCGGCCGTGCCGGGGAGTCCGACTTCGCCACCGTGCTGGTGCCCGGGGTGGTGGCGGTCACCATCATGTTCCAGGGCATCCAGTCGGTGGCCATCCAGCTCTCCCAGGAGTTTGGCTACACCCGGGAGATCGAGGACCGGGTCCAGGCGCCCTGCCCGCTCTGGCTGGTCGCGGTGGCCCGGGTGCTCTCCGGCTCGGCCCAGGGGCTGATCTCGGCGGTGCTGGTCTTCCCGATCGCGGCGGTGGTGCACGCGCCCGGCGTGCACGCGCACCTGTCGGTGCACTGGTGGGTGGTGGTCACCCTGATCCCGCTGGCCTGCCTGGCGATGACCTCGCTCGGGCTGGTGCTCGGCACCACCTTCGAACCGCGCAACATCGGGCTGATGTTCGGCTTCATCGTGCTGCCGCTGGTCTTCCTCGGCGGCACCTACTACCAGTGGACCAAGCTGGCCGCCGTCCATGTCGGCGGGTTCCGCTGGCTGCAGACGCTGGTGCTGGTCAACCCGCTGATCTACATCGCCGAGGGCATGCGGGCGGGGCTGACCGACGCCTCGCACATGCACCTGTACGTGATCTATCCGGTGCTGATCGCGTTCTGCGTGATCTTCCTGGCGCTCGGGCTGCGCAACTTCAGGCGCCGGGTGCTGTCCTGA
- a CDS encoding ATP-binding cassette domain-containing protein, whose product MAGKQAGAPDERGAPGGAAMPQAAVPDGATGPVIRTAALTKIYPKSEIAAVDRLDLAVNRGELFGLLGPNGAGKTTTVGMLTTRVIPSSGRAWIGGIDVIARPTLVKQVIAVVSQQNTLDRSLTVRENLTFHGLLFGLSGRAARRTADELLERFRLSRWAGASVFALSGGMAQRLMVARAIYHRPAVLFLDEPTAGLDPQSRLALWEILTGLIAEGQTILLTTHNMEEADQLCDRVAIIDHGQVLALDTPTALKQAVDADTVVTVSAAGEPAALAELLGREVAGVNRTRLLPGGVELQVKGGANRLLPRVLGAADAGGFEVADLSVAEPTLETVFISLTGKELRD is encoded by the coding sequence GTGGCCGGGAAGCAGGCCGGTGCGCCCGACGAACGGGGCGCGCCGGGCGGGGCAGCGATGCCGCAGGCGGCGGTGCCGGACGGGGCGACGGGGCCGGTGATCCGCACGGCCGCACTGACCAAGATCTACCCGAAGAGCGAGATCGCCGCTGTGGACCGGCTCGACCTCGCGGTGAACCGGGGCGAGCTCTTCGGCCTGCTCGGTCCCAACGGGGCGGGCAAGACCACCACCGTCGGCATGCTCACCACCCGGGTGATCCCGAGCTCGGGCCGGGCCTGGATCGGCGGGATCGACGTGATCGCCCGCCCGACCCTGGTCAAGCAGGTCATCGCGGTGGTCTCGCAGCAGAACACACTGGACCGCTCGCTGACCGTGCGGGAGAACCTCACCTTCCACGGCCTGCTCTTCGGCCTGTCCGGGCGAGCCGCCCGGCGCACCGCGGACGAGCTGCTGGAGCGCTTTCGCCTCAGCCGCTGGGCGGGCGCCTCGGTCTTCGCGCTCTCCGGCGGCATGGCGCAGCGGCTGATGGTGGCCCGGGCGATCTACCACCGTCCCGCCGTGCTCTTCCTGGACGAGCCGACCGCGGGGCTGGATCCGCAGAGCCGGCTCGCGCTCTGGGAGATCCTGACCGGCCTGATCGCCGAGGGCCAGACGATCCTGCTCACCACGCACAACATGGAGGAGGCCGACCAGCTCTGCGACCGGGTGGCGATCATCGACCACGGCCAGGTGCTGGCCCTGGACACGCCGACCGCGCTCAAGCAGGCGGTGGACGCCGACACGGTGGTCACCGTGTCGGCCGCCGGGGAGCCGGCCGCGCTGGCCGAGCTGCTGGGCCGCGAGGTGGCCGGGGTCAACCGCACCCGGCTGCTGCCCGGCGGGGTGGAGCTGCAGGTCAAGGGTGGTGCCAACCGGCTGCTGCCCCGGGTGCTGGGCGCGGCCGACGCCGGCGGCTTCGAGGTGGCCGACCTGTCGGTGGCCGAGCCGACCCTGGAGACCGTCTTCATCAGCCTGACCGGGAAGGAGTTGCGGGACTGA
- a CDS encoding cytochrome P450, with protein MPLDHRDAPTPEPLVPLHCLRALQPGPPTRTALPTGTPVWLVRRHADVRQVLTDPRLGRAELFAPDAPKLTESPNLTDEPNGILNLDGPEHQRLRRTVQRAFTPRAVARWRPWVASVVEDLLTGLGKAEPPVDLVASFTRPLPVAVISRLMDLDGLNFERLAHWSDQALSTSAYTPQEVTTGMREFGEFAAQLVAERRRSPGEDLVSSLVQAADQDGEVTEQQIVPLVMGLVVAGHETTITALGNALVYLLGEDLRTWQELAGDEQQAATVAEQLLRSVPLGDRTVLPGLLRRAVADVEIGGVLISAGDVVAADTFAANHDPETYPGDWRASLLSQPSTPHLTFGAGPHHCLGAWLARMELELALNRLAQRLPQLRLAVPVDRITWRTGLLTRSPQTLPVTW; from the coding sequence GTGCCCCTCGACCACCGCGACGCGCCCACCCCCGAGCCGCTCGTCCCGCTGCACTGCCTGCGCGCCCTGCAACCCGGACCGCCCACCCGCACCGCACTGCCCACCGGCACCCCGGTCTGGCTGGTGCGCCGCCACGCGGACGTGCGCCAGGTGCTCACCGACCCGCGCCTGGGCCGCGCCGAGCTCTTCGCCCCGGACGCCCCCAAGCTGACCGAGTCCCCGAACCTGACGGACGAACCGAACGGCATCCTCAACCTGGACGGCCCCGAGCACCAGCGCCTGCGCCGCACCGTGCAGCGGGCCTTCACGCCCCGGGCGGTGGCCCGCTGGCGGCCCTGGGTGGCCTCGGTGGTGGAGGACCTGCTGACCGGCCTCGGCAAGGCCGAGCCCCCGGTGGACCTGGTCGCCTCCTTCACCCGGCCACTGCCGGTCGCGGTGATCAGCCGCCTGATGGACCTGGACGGGCTCAACTTCGAACGCCTGGCGCACTGGAGCGACCAGGCGCTGTCCACCAGCGCGTACACCCCGCAGGAAGTGACGACGGGGATGCGGGAGTTCGGCGAGTTCGCGGCCCAACTGGTGGCCGAACGCCGCCGCAGCCCTGGGGAGGACCTGGTCAGCTCGCTGGTCCAGGCGGCGGACCAGGACGGCGAGGTGACGGAGCAGCAGATCGTCCCGTTGGTCATGGGGCTGGTAGTGGCCGGACACGAGACCACCATCACCGCGCTCGGCAACGCGCTGGTCTACCTGCTCGGCGAGGACCTCCGGACCTGGCAGGAGTTGGCCGGCGACGAGCAGCAGGCAGCCACGGTGGCCGAGCAACTGCTGCGCTCGGTACCGCTCGGCGACCGGACCGTGCTGCCCGGCCTGCTGCGCCGGGCGGTCGCGGACGTCGAGATCGGCGGAGTGCTGATCTCGGCCGGCGACGTGGTGGCCGCGGACACCTTCGCCGCCAACCACGACCCCGAGACCTATCCCGGCGACTGGCGGGCGAGCCTGCTGAGCCAGCCGAGCACGCCGCACCTGACCTTCGGTGCCGGGCCGCACCACTGCCTGGGCGCCTGGCTGGCCCGGATGGAGCTGGAGCTGGCCCTGAACCGCCTGGCCCAGCGCCTGCCGCAGTTGCGGCTGGCGGTGCCGGTGGACCGGATCACCTGGCGCACCGGCCTGCTCACCCGCAGCCCGCAGACCCTGCCGGTGACCTGGTGA
- a CDS encoding ferredoxin, translating into MSAEEVVVSVDTARCVGTGLCAATAPADLELGPDGRARPRRARSTEVGELTEAAELCPMEAIAVHRAATGEQIAPLW; encoded by the coding sequence GTGAGCGCCGAGGAGGTGGTGGTCTCGGTGGACACCGCCCGCTGCGTGGGCACCGGGCTGTGCGCCGCCACCGCCCCTGCCGACCTCGAACTCGGCCCGGACGGCCGGGCCCGCCCGCGCCGAGCGCGCAGCACCGAGGTGGGCGAACTCACCGAGGCCGCCGAGCTGTGCCCGATGGAGGCGATCGCCGTCCACCGGGCCGCCACCGGCGAGCAGATCGCGCCGCTCTGGTAA